In Herbinix luporum, a single window of DNA contains:
- a CDS encoding bifunctional 4-hydroxy-2-oxoglutarate aldolase/2-dehydro-3-deoxy-phosphogluconate aldolase produces the protein MNEVLSKIQMMGIVPVIKLDDPKDAVPLAKALCDGGLPCAEVTFRTAAAEESIRLMREAFPQMLIGAGTVLTTDQVDKAVNAGASFIVSPGLNPKVVSYCVERNIPITPGCSTPSDVEAAIELGLEVVKFFPAEAAGGLAMIKAMAAPYVNMKFMPTGGINASNLTSYLDFPKIIACGGSWMVKDDLVKAGDFDKITELTREAVKMMLGFELRHVGINASDESQADNIASSFEKLFGFEKKAGNSSIFAGKAIEVMKQPYLGEKGHIAIQTNYIERAIFHLQNQGFTFNEESKKYDKNGRLVAIYLNEEFGGFAVHLVQK, from the coding sequence ATGAATGAAGTACTAAGTAAAATTCAAATGATGGGTATTGTACCTGTAATTAAACTGGATGATCCAAAGGACGCAGTTCCCCTTGCCAAGGCTTTGTGTGACGGAGGACTTCCTTGTGCAGAGGTGACATTCCGTACGGCAGCAGCTGAGGAATCAATAAGACTTATGAGGGAAGCATTTCCCCAGATGTTGATAGGGGCCGGTACGGTTCTTACAACAGATCAGGTAGACAAAGCTGTAAATGCCGGTGCAAGCTTTATTGTAAGCCCCGGTTTAAATCCTAAAGTAGTAAGTTATTGTGTAGAGAGAAATATACCTATTACACCGGGATGTTCCACACCCAGTGATGTAGAGGCTGCCATTGAACTGGGACTAGAGGTGGTTAAGTTCTTCCCGGCAGAAGCAGCCGGCGGACTGGCTATGATTAAAGCTATGGCAGCACCTTATGTAAATATGAAGTTTATGCCTACCGGTGGTATTAACGCCTCTAATCTAACTTCCTATTTGGATTTTCCTAAGATTATAGCATGTGGCGGCAGCTGGATGGTTAAAGACGACCTTGTAAAGGCGGGAGATTTTGATAAGATAACAGAACTGACCAGAGAAGCTGTAAAAATGATGCTAGGTTTTGAACTGCGCCATGTAGGTATTAATGCATCAGATGAGAGTCAGGCAGATAATATTGCAAGCTCCTTTGAAAAACTTTTTGGATTTGAAAAGAAAGCAGGCAATAGCTCAATATTTGCCGGTAAGGCCATAGAAGTTATGAAACAACCTTACCTTGGAGAGAAAGGTCATATTGCTATTCAGACTAATTATATAGAAAGAGCAATATTCCATTTGCAGAATCAAGGATTTACATTTAATGAAGAAAGCAAGAAGTATGATAAGAATGGCAGATTAGTAGCTATATATCTGAATGAGGAATTCGGAGGCTTTGCTGTTCACTTGGTTCAAAAGTAA
- a CDS encoding AAA family ATPase: MDEGNLLSGGLDKLKEIRESLLKLRTCHEKYDKLVLEEDKIEKNIYSLEKELSEKVQATTKKRKVEIEEAYDKQLEKTRSRIKRIKEKRDRRKNKKVSERIGEETASLREENHRLKLEGKTLFKQKQVPSFCNTRLYYALYYPRYFVDYIIILASLLITLLVIPCGVYFYILPEEKSLYLIIIYIITVIIFGGLYLLLGNKTKDKYGDVIRQVQAKRHEIIKNNRKIKVIKRKVIKDRDESAYGLEDLDKELSKLNKEIADIAEQKKEALLTFENTTYQVIAAEISRQYDEKISSLKEDYNKISEEIRETDEIIKALTLKIASEYEPFIGKDLMTLDRLASLINIIEAGNASNISEAIQFHRNNMG; this comes from the coding sequence ATGGATGAAGGAAATTTACTGTCCGGTGGCCTAGATAAGTTAAAGGAAATTAGGGAAAGCTTACTTAAGCTACGTACTTGTCATGAAAAGTATGATAAGCTGGTTTTAGAAGAAGATAAAATAGAAAAGAATATCTATAGCCTGGAGAAAGAGCTTTCTGAAAAAGTCCAAGCCACTACTAAAAAAAGAAAGGTTGAAATAGAAGAAGCCTATGACAAACAACTGGAAAAGACCAGATCCCGTATAAAAAGAATAAAGGAAAAAAGGGATAGGCGTAAGAATAAAAAGGTATCTGAGCGCATCGGAGAGGAGACAGCAAGCTTAAGGGAAGAAAACCATAGGCTTAAGCTGGAGGGGAAAACTTTATTTAAGCAAAAGCAGGTTCCTTCCTTTTGTAATACAAGACTTTACTATGCCCTATATTATCCCAGGTATTTTGTGGATTATATAATTATCCTAGCAAGTTTATTAATTACCTTATTAGTTATTCCTTGTGGGGTTTACTTTTATATTCTTCCGGAAGAAAAAAGCCTATATCTGATTATTATTTATATAATAACTGTGATAATCTTTGGAGGGCTTTATTTACTACTTGGGAATAAAACAAAGGATAAGTATGGTGATGTTATAAGGCAAGTGCAAGCTAAGCGCCATGAGATTATAAAAAACAATAGAAAGATTAAGGTTATAAAAAGAAAAGTAATTAAGGATAGAGATGAAAGTGCTTACGGATTGGAAGACTTAGATAAGGAGCTTTCAAAATTAAATAAAGAGATTGCAGATATTGCGGAGCAAAAGAAAGAGGCACTGCTAACATTTGAAAATACAACATATCAAGTTATTGCTGCTGAAATAAGCAGGCAATACGATGAAAAGATATCAAGCTTAAAGGAAGACTACAATAAAATAAGTGAGGAAATAAGAGAAACTGATGAAATAATTAAGGCCTTAACCTTAAAAATAGCCAGTGAATACGAGCCTTTTATAGGTAAAGACCTTATGACACTTGATCGCTTGGCTTCATTGATTAATATTATTGAGGCCGGAAATGCCTCTAACATTTCAGAAGCCATTCAATTCCATAGAAATAATATGGGGTAA
- a CDS encoding iron chelate uptake ABC transporter family permease subunit has protein sequence MEYILKDKKSKKVIVLLLLLDLVLIAGFLLPGLTAKNFSFFMPRRMTKILAVIIVSYAIGYSSLTFQTITNNHILTPSVMGLDSLYLFIQTFIVFFAGSKALSQMIGYPHFLISVGFMISAACLLFLLLFRGESKNVYFLVLTGMIMGGLFNGMATFMQVLLDPNEFSVLQGRMFASFNNINSKLIGISIFIILVVFIISIKDLPYLDVVSLGAENAINLGVDYKKLVLKTLIISAVLISVSTALVGPITFLGILIVNLARHVLASYSHRSLTIGTTLLGIFFLTAGLLVTERIFRFETTMSVIINFIGGIYFLYLMLKERKQ, from the coding sequence TTGGAGTACATCTTAAAGGATAAAAAAAGTAAGAAAGTCATAGTACTTCTACTTCTTCTTGACTTGGTATTAATAGCTGGATTTTTATTACCGGGTCTTACTGCTAAGAATTTTAGCTTTTTTATGCCCAGGAGAATGACAAAGATTTTGGCAGTTATTATTGTAAGCTATGCCATAGGCTATTCATCATTAACATTTCAGACCATTACCAATAATCATATTTTAACACCTAGTGTTATGGGTCTTGATTCTTTATATTTGTTTATTCAGACTTTTATAGTATTTTTTGCAGGGTCGAAAGCATTATCACAGATGATTGGATATCCCCATTTTTTGATATCAGTGGGATTTATGATATCTGCGGCATGTCTATTATTTTTACTGCTGTTTCGCGGTGAAAGTAAGAATGTTTACTTCCTGGTACTTACAGGTATGATAATGGGTGGATTGTTTAACGGTATGGCTACTTTTATGCAGGTACTGTTAGACCCAAATGAATTTTCAGTTTTACAAGGAAGGATGTTTGCAAGTTTCAATAATATTAATTCCAAGTTAATAGGGATAAGTATATTTATTATTCTTGTAGTTTTTATAATTTCAATAAAGGATCTACCCTATTTGGATGTAGTATCCTTAGGAGCTGAAAATGCAATTAACCTGGGAGTTGACTATAAGAAACTTGTATTAAAGACTTTAATTATATCAGCAGTACTAATATCTGTATCTACCGCACTGGTTGGCCCCATAACATTTTTAGGCATACTGATTGTTAATCTTGCCAGACATGTCTTAGCTAGCTATTCACATCGAAGCTTAACAATCGGGACCACACTTCTTGGTATTTTCTTTTTAACGGCGGGGCTATTGGTTACTGAGAGGATATTCCGGTTCGAAACTACTATGAGTGTTATCATTAATTTTATTGGAGGTATTTATTTCTTATACCTTATGTTAAAGGAGAGAAAACAATGA
- a CDS encoding ABC transporter permease: MNFKLRKILHNKLFWLIFLILSSIYSLTIGVKDFNLLGLFTQNSTDINLALISRLPRLISILVTGASLSISGLIMQTITDNKFVSPSTAGTMEWSRFGVMIAILFFGGEATIYKMIVAFICSLLGTLVFMQLLQTMKFKNAMIVPLVGMMLGNVISSITSFFAYRLDMIQNMSSWLQGNFSLVIKGRYELLYLGIPFLIIAYIYANKLTIAGMGESFSKSLGINYKAVVLLGMVIVAVITSTVVVTVGSISFIGIIIPNIVSIFVGDNLRNALPITALFGALFLLICDMIGRVIIFPYEISISLIVSVVGSIMFLILLFRRKKNWSTS, from the coding sequence ATGAATTTTAAGTTAAGGAAGATATTACATAATAAGCTATTTTGGCTTATATTTTTGATACTATCATCTATATATTCACTGACTATAGGTGTAAAGGATTTTAATCTATTGGGCCTTTTTACACAAAACAGCACGGACATTAATCTTGCGCTTATCAGTAGGCTTCCAAGATTAATTAGTATTCTGGTTACCGGAGCTAGTTTAAGTATATCAGGATTAATTATGCAGACCATTACTGATAACAAATTTGTTTCACCATCAACGGCCGGAACTATGGAGTGGAGCAGATTTGGAGTAATGATTGCCATACTGTTTTTTGGTGGGGAAGCAACAATTTATAAGATGATAGTAGCCTTTATTTGCTCTTTACTTGGCACCCTGGTCTTTATGCAGCTTCTGCAGACTATGAAGTTTAAAAATGCTATGATAGTACCCTTAGTAGGTATGATGTTAGGAAATGTAATAAGTTCCATAACAAGCTTTTTTGCTTATAGGCTTGATATGATACAGAATATGTCATCTTGGCTTCAAGGCAATTTTTCTCTTGTAATCAAAGGTAGATATGAGTTGTTATACCTAGGAATCCCCTTCTTGATAATAGCTTATATCTATGCCAATAAGCTTACAATAGCCGGTATGGGAGAAAGCTTTTCAAAAAGCTTAGGTATTAATTATAAGGCTGTGGTGCTATTAGGAATGGTTATTGTTGCTGTTATTACATCTACTGTGGTTGTTACAGTAGGAAGCATTTCTTTTATAGGTATTATAATTCCTAATATTGTGTCGATATTTGTGGGAGATAATTTAAGGAATGCATTGCCCATAACAGCCCTCTTTGGTGCTTTGTTTTTATTGATATGTGACATGATTGGAAGGGTTATTATATTTCCCTATGAGATTTCCATCAGCCTTATTGTCAGTGTTGTGGGTAGCATTATGTTTTTAATATTACTATTTAGGAGGAAGAAGAATTGGAGTACATCTTAA
- a CDS encoding LysM peptidoglycan-binding domain-containing protein, whose product MIESVYSNDNTEINGTGRVQANFKMPKNIRQIGKSNVSKKIYVEDYVMTFTKQLAGEDYSSCRVAVLLGHYVSLEQGRCIFISGAVEVEDIDIKDEIVFTNDHWTAIYENIKKYFVESEIVGWFLGGPGYILEDKERILKAHIDNFAGQDKTLLTYDNMEKEEAFYFYENGALCRQEGYYIYYEKNEKMQDYMIEHKQKPSEEAQYDDRVSREIRTIFENKKPQTDDENKSINRLMYAAGTLLAVIILVVGAAILSNYDQMKNMQDTLNSLSQNLKEVESVFLKNEDAQVSQDIVSQDIIEAKNEQPTSIPSDTEESLDIEVISGEVTPLPEKSEKEEIKEEEKEDKNQDKKDKKDSEDGSSSDKNDKKQAEAEKEQSQVEHQINQVEATGGQDLVSSEGEVKYYTVKAGDSLAGISYKLYNSANYISKIKELNNIEDEDMIYIGQKLIVP is encoded by the coding sequence ATGATAGAATCGGTATACAGTAATGATAATACTGAAATAAATGGGACAGGCAGGGTGCAGGCAAACTTTAAGATGCCAAAAAACATTCGGCAGATTGGAAAAAGTAATGTTTCCAAAAAAATTTATGTAGAAGACTATGTAATGACCTTTACCAAACAGCTGGCTGGGGAAGATTATTCCTCCTGCCGTGTGGCAGTATTATTGGGACATTATGTAAGCCTTGAGCAAGGCAGGTGCATTTTTATATCAGGGGCAGTAGAGGTGGAAGATATCGATATAAAGGATGAAATTGTATTTACCAATGACCACTGGACTGCCATATATGAAAATATTAAAAAGTATTTTGTTGAGAGTGAAATTGTGGGATGGTTTTTAGGAGGTCCGGGATACATATTAGAGGATAAGGAAAGAATCTTAAAAGCCCATATTGATAATTTTGCCGGACAAGATAAGACCTTACTTACCTATGATAATATGGAAAAGGAAGAAGCATTCTATTTTTATGAAAATGGCGCTTTATGCCGACAAGAAGGTTATTACATATATTATGAGAAGAATGAGAAGATGCAGGACTATATGATTGAACATAAGCAAAAACCCAGTGAAGAAGCCCAGTATGATGATCGTGTATCAAGGGAGATTAGAACAATTTTTGAAAATAAAAAACCTCAAACTGATGATGAAAATAAAAGTATAAATCGTCTCATGTATGCAGCCGGTACATTATTGGCGGTTATTATCTTAGTTGTTGGAGCGGCCATACTAAGTAATTATGATCAAATGAAAAATATGCAGGATACCCTAAATTCTTTATCCCAAAACTTAAAAGAAGTAGAGTCGGTATTTTTAAAAAATGAAGATGCTCAGGTTTCACAGGATATTGTTTCACAGGATATTATAGAAGCCAAAAATGAGCAGCCCACAAGTATACCTTCTGATACCGAGGAAAGTTTGGATATTGAAGTGATTTCCGGCGAAGTAACCCCTCTACCGGAAAAAAGTGAAAAAGAAGAAATAAAAGAAGAGGAAAAAGAAGATAAAAACCAAGATAAAAAAGATAAAAAAGACAGTGAAGATGGTTCAAGTTCCGATAAAAATGATAAAAAACAAGCTGAAGCAGAAAAAGAGCAAAGTCAAGTTGAGCATCAGATTAATCAGGTTGAAGCAACCGGTGGACAGGATTTAGTATCATCTGAAGGAGAAGTAAAATATTATACAGTAAAAGCAGGGGATTCCCTTGCGGGTATCAGTTATAAACTATATAATTCGGCAAATTATATTTCAAAAATCAAGGAACTTAATAATATTGAAGATGAAGATATGATATATATCGGGCAGAAGCTAATAGTTCCTTAA
- a CDS encoding DUF5711 family protein encodes MRDYESRRKRYRRNKTIVFTSLLILIVIIGAVYIYELINRDYQDYEVIKRLENTEENLGGYLEYNGAVVRYSKDGALAIDIKGNLLWNGSFEMSDPIADTCGDYVAIADRGSKQVSIFNKKGLAGSITTNHPIIKVQVANQGVVAILMIEDETSYIEIYSKEGELLGEKITNVVKDGYPMDFTLSHDGKKIGATYLCINKGEIINNLLFLNFGEVGKNFTDRTVGALIYNGKIVPRITFLDNDTVCAFTEEGFLIFTMEEKAEIYKEEIVEGEIKSVLHNEKYVGLVIEGKETKKSSLYLYDLKGNRVLNKELDFDYDTIYLSKDEIIMYDDLSCVIYKTNGQAKFRYTFTTNISALYPINHLDNYFLVNPKEILEIQLVE; translated from the coding sequence TTGAGGGATTACGAAAGCAGAAGAAAAAGATACCGTAGGAATAAGACCATAGTTTTTACAAGCCTATTAATTCTTATAGTAATAATAGGTGCGGTATATATTTACGAATTAATTAACCGCGACTACCAGGATTATGAGGTTATAAAGAGGCTTGAAAATACAGAAGAAAATTTGGGCGGATATCTTGAGTATAACGGAGCCGTAGTTAGATATAGCAAAGATGGGGCGCTTGCTATTGATATCAAAGGAAATCTCTTGTGGAACGGTTCTTTCGAAATGTCTGATCCAATAGCTGATACCTGTGGGGATTATGTGGCAATAGCAGACAGGGGAAGCAAACAAGTAAGTATTTTTAATAAGAAGGGATTAGCAGGAAGTATCACAACTAATCACCCAATTATAAAAGTGCAGGTAGCTAATCAAGGGGTTGTTGCAATCCTTATGATAGAAGATGAAACCAGCTATATAGAGATATATAGTAAAGAGGGAGAATTATTAGGTGAGAAGATAACCAATGTGGTAAAGGACGGTTACCCCATGGATTTTACCCTTTCACATGACGGAAAGAAGATAGGAGCTACATATCTTTGTATCAATAAAGGGGAAATAATTAATAATTTATTATTTCTTAATTTTGGAGAGGTAGGCAAAAATTTTACCGACCGTACTGTTGGTGCTCTGATTTATAACGGGAAAATAGTACCCAGAATAACATTCTTAGATAATGATACCGTCTGTGCATTTACGGAAGAAGGATTTCTGATCTTTACCATGGAGGAAAAGGCAGAGATATATAAAGAGGAAATTGTTGAAGGGGAAATAAAAAGTGTATTACATAATGAGAAATATGTGGGCTTAGTTATTGAAGGTAAGGAGACAAAAAAATCAAGCTTGTATTTATATGACCTAAAGGGTAATAGGGTATTAAATAAGGAACTGGATTTTGATTATGATACTATCTATCTTTCAAAGGATGAGATTATTATGTATGACGACCTTTCCTGTGTGATTTATAAAACAAACGGTCAGGCAAAGTTCAGATATACTTTTACTACAAACATTTCAGCCTTATACCCTATCAATCATCTGGATAATTATTTTCTGGTAAATCCTAAGGAGATATTAGAAATTCAGCTGGTGGAGTGA
- the yyaC gene encoding spore protease YyaC has protein sequence MSIIYKGKNRIIYFNSSEQNTAYELGLALLALIKKQVLFNKNIIFLCIGSDRATGDCLGPIIGYKLSKYIRLPRFHIYGTLEEPVHAKNLKDTVAMIYEKHDDAFIIAIDASLGKSDHIGYITLGQGPLKPGAGVDKDLPEVGDLFITGIVNFSGLLDHMLLQTTRLNVVMSMADQICLAINYCLNRLKPHVLKDEISIN, from the coding sequence ATGAGCATTATTTATAAAGGAAAAAATCGTATCATTTACTTTAATTCATCAGAGCAAAATACAGCCTATGAACTGGGCTTGGCCTTATTAGCATTAATTAAAAAACAGGTTCTATTTAATAAAAACATTATATTTTTGTGTATTGGATCTGACAGGGCAACCGGAGATTGTCTTGGACCAATAATCGGATACAAATTATCAAAATACATTAGGCTGCCAAGATTTCATATCTACGGCACCTTAGAGGAACCGGTCCATGCAAAGAATCTTAAAGACACCGTAGCAATGATTTATGAAAAGCATGATGATGCTTTTATCATTGCAATCGATGCCTCATTAGGTAAATCAGATCATATAGGATATATTACTCTAGGCCAAGGGCCCTTAAAACCTGGGGCAGGAGTAGATAAAGACCTGCCTGAAGTAGGGGATTTATTTATTACCGGCATAGTGAATTTTTCAGGCTTACTAGATCATATGCTCTTACAGACCACCCGGTTAAATGTTGTCATGTCCATGGCAGACCAAATCTGCCTTGCCATTAACTATTGTTTAAATCGATTAAAACCCCATGTTTTAAAGGATGAGATTTCTATAAATTAA
- a CDS encoding iron ABC transporter ATP-binding protein, which translates to MIAVRNITKRYGDKKVVDNVDLDIPKGKIIAFIGSNGAGKSTLISMISRTLKKDGGEVFIDNKELRQWKSIDLSKRLSILKQSNFLNIRLTVRELVSFGRFPYSKGRLSKEDLKHVNDALEYMGLMDLQDRYLDELSGGQRQMAYIAMVIAQDTEYIFLDEPLNNLDMKHSVKIMKVLKRLVNERGKTIMVVIHDINFVSCYADYVVAMKDGKIIKQGNTCQIIESGVLYDIYGMDISVQNYCGKNICLYYS; encoded by the coding sequence ATGATTGCTGTAAGAAATATAACAAAAAGATATGGTGACAAAAAAGTTGTAGACAATGTAGATTTGGATATACCTAAAGGAAAAATTATAGCTTTTATAGGAAGTAACGGTGCCGGTAAAAGTACATTAATATCCATGATAAGCAGAACCTTAAAAAAAGATGGTGGGGAAGTATTTATTGACAATAAAGAGCTTAGGCAATGGAAGAGCATAGATTTATCTAAACGCCTATCCATTTTAAAACAAAGCAACTTCTTAAATATTCGTTTGACTGTCCGAGAATTAGTGTCCTTTGGACGATTTCCTTACTCCAAAGGAAGGCTTAGTAAAGAAGATTTAAAACATGTAAATGACGCCTTAGAATATATGGGGCTTATGGATTTGCAAGACCGATATTTAGATGAACTTAGTGGAGGTCAAAGACAAATGGCCTATATAGCCATGGTAATTGCCCAGGATACAGAATATATATTTCTAGATGAGCCTTTAAACAACCTGGATATGAAGCACTCTGTTAAGATAATGAAGGTCTTAAAAAGGCTGGTAAATGAACGGGGTAAAACCATCATGGTTGTTATTCATGATATCAATTTTGTATCCTGTTATGCAGATTATGTAGTTGCTATGAAGGATGGAAAGATAATAAAACAAGGCAATACATGTCAGATAATAGAAAGCGGAGTTTTATACGATATATATGGAATGGATATTTCTGTTCAAAATTATTGCGGAAAAAACATATGCCTATATTATAGTTAA
- a CDS encoding helix-turn-helix domain-containing protein has translation MNKIEILSCALDYIENNLHENITAEDVAHACYCSKSYLQKIFKYLNGHSVKEYIIKRRITKAARDLVTNPRVSILDIAYKYCYSSPEAFTRAFDQVWRCTPSVFRKKAKFTELYPRQLLPIKNGDDYMSSRKHVDITELYDLFVDRKDCYFVCCDIKSLNEINEISFKAGDLAILEVLKRIEKVAGKEDVIFRIGGDEFVLLTNSKDKDYATNIGDMILKMNGQTFTYADKVIPLSVYVAVTRFSGSGLKYNELFTSLHNTIKESK, from the coding sequence ATGAACAAAATTGAGATATTATCATGTGCATTAGATTATATAGAGAACAATCTTCATGAGAATATTACAGCTGAAGATGTTGCACATGCATGTTATTGTTCAAAATCCTACCTTCAGAAGATTTTCAAGTACTTAAATGGACATAGTGTTAAAGAATATATTATAAAACGAAGAATTACAAAAGCAGCCAGAGATTTAGTTACTAATCCAAGGGTAAGTATACTTGATATAGCCTATAAATACTGTTACAGTTCACCTGAAGCCTTTACTAGAGCATTTGATCAGGTGTGGCGATGTACCCCATCAGTTTTTCGTAAAAAGGCCAAATTTACAGAATTATATCCAAGGCAGTTACTGCCTATAAAGAATGGAGATGATTATATGAGTAGTAGAAAACATGTTGATATAACAGAATTATACGATTTATTTGTTGATAGAAAAGATTGTTATTTTGTGTGTTGTGACATAAAGTCTCTAAATGAAATTAATGAAATATCATTTAAAGCAGGAGATTTGGCAATACTAGAAGTTCTAAAACGTATAGAAAAGGTGGCAGGAAAGGAGGATGTTATTTTTCGTATTGGGGGAGATGAATTTGTACTTCTAACTAACAGTAAAGATAAAGATTATGCAACAAATATAGGAGACATGATTTTAAAAATGAATGGTCAAACCTTTACATATGCCGATAAAGTAATACCACTAAGTGTTTATGTTGCTGTTACCAGATTTAGTGGTAGTGGATTAAAATATAATGAACTATTCACTTCTCTACATAATACAATTAAGGAGTCTAAATAA
- a CDS encoding CvpA family protein translates to MNWLLIVVLGIIIVNAFIGRKVGLIKIVFSLFSFIAALLLTSWVSPSINGMLKNNEAFYQKTYEKVETMLSLENKESDNQDEMIKQLPLPKSIRETLLENKAKQEANIKSYITTQVTGIVINAMAFILTFIIVFIGLWVVSIALNIISKLPVLNQINKTAGFFVGALQGLVIVWIIFLILTVISSSALGKSAFQQIEESAILSFIYNNNFFLNIVLNAVKII, encoded by the coding sequence ATGAATTGGTTGTTAATTGTAGTACTGGGAATAATTATTGTAAATGCTTTTATAGGCCGCAAAGTCGGTTTAATAAAAATAGTCTTTTCCCTTTTTTCATTTATTGCCGCTTTATTATTAACTTCATGGGTAAGTCCCTCGATTAATGGAATGCTAAAAAACAATGAGGCATTTTATCAGAAAACATATGAGAAGGTAGAGACTATGCTATCCTTAGAGAATAAGGAAAGCGATAATCAAGATGAAATGATTAAACAACTTCCTTTGCCTAAGTCAATTAGAGAGACTCTATTAGAGAATAAGGCAAAACAGGAAGCAAATATTAAATCCTATATTACTACTCAAGTAACAGGAATAGTTATTAATGCAATGGCATTTATTTTAACATTTATAATTGTTTTTATAGGACTTTGGGTAGTAAGTATCGCCCTTAATATTATAAGTAAACTACCGGTTTTAAATCAAATTAATAAGACAGCAGGATTTTTTGTAGGTGCTTTGCAGGGACTGGTTATAGTATGGATCATATTTTTAATATTGACTGTAATAAGCAGTTCGGCTTTAGGAAAGAGTGCCTTCCAGCAAATCGAAGAAAGTGCTATATTAAGTTTTATCTATAATAACAACTTCTTTTTAAACATAGTTTTAAATGCTGTAAAGATTATTTAA
- a CDS encoding siderophore ABC transporter substrate-binding protein: MKKFLYIILSVGLIMGLLGACSKKEVASNIDSSNTSQEASKDTNDSAAYASVTIEHIKGTVTVAADVKKAVVLDYGILDIIDALGIDVEIATAVSSLPAYLSKFENASSVGSLKEPDLEAIFEFEPDVIFISGRQQDYYDQLLEIAPTIYVETNGDTYLDDVKTNIGYVAQIFSKENEAEEAINKLNSLVEEVQAITAESNEKVLILLTNDGSVSVYGSGSRFGMIHDILGAKAADENIESSTHGQSVNFEYIADKNPDIILVIDRTLVVGGTNTANAVLDNDLVNGTNAAINNRIVSLNPDIWYLSGGGITSTSQMIIDVREAYKN; this comes from the coding sequence ATGAAAAAGTTTTTATATATTATTTTATCAGTAGGCTTGATTATGGGACTACTGGGAGCTTGCAGTAAGAAAGAAGTGGCAAGTAACATTGATTCTTCTAATACATCACAAGAAGCATCCAAGGATACTAATGATTCTGCAGCTTATGCTTCAGTTACTATTGAACATATTAAGGGTACAGTAACAGTCGCTGCCGATGTTAAAAAAGCGGTGGTATTAGATTATGGTATTCTTGATATTATCGATGCCCTGGGAATTGATGTGGAAATCGCCACAGCAGTAAGTAGTCTACCTGCTTATTTAAGCAAGTTTGAAAATGCTAGCAGCGTTGGTTCCCTTAAAGAGCCTGATTTAGAAGCTATATTTGAGTTTGAGCCGGATGTTATATTTATTAGTGGAAGGCAGCAGGATTATTATGATCAGCTATTAGAAATTGCTCCTACTATTTATGTTGAGACCAATGGTGATACTTATTTAGATGATGTTAAAACCAATATAGGTTATGTGGCTCAGATTTTTAGTAAAGAAAATGAAGCAGAAGAAGCTATTAATAAGCTAAATAGTCTGGTGGAAGAGGTACAGGCTATTACTGCAGAAAGTAATGAAAAAGTTTTGATTTTACTTACTAATGATGGTTCTGTAAGTGTATATGGATCCGGTTCTAGATTTGGTATGATTCATGATATCTTAGGTGCAAAAGCAGCAGATGAAAACATAGAATCATCAACCCATGGGCAGTCTGTTAACTTTGAATATATAGCAGACAAGAATCCGGATATTATCTTAGTTATTGACCGTACCTTGGTGGTAGGGGGAACCAATACTGCCAACGCAGTATTGGATAATGACTTAGTTAATGGAACAAATGCTGCTATTAATAATAGGATAGTATCTCTTAATCCGGATATTTGGTATTTGTCCGGAGGTGGAATTACATCTACAAGTCAGATGATTATAGATGTTAGAGAGGCATATAAGAACTAG